In the genome of Megalops cyprinoides isolate fMegCyp1 chromosome 7, fMegCyp1.pri, whole genome shotgun sequence, one region contains:
- the LOC118780655 gene encoding 6-phosphofructo-2-kinase/fructose-2,6-bisphosphatase 1-like isoform X3, whose product MSKEQAELTQTPLLKIWVPWMSSKLNRRRGSSVPQFTNSPTLIVMVGLPARGKTYISKKLTRYLNWIGVPTKVFNLGQYRREAVQTYKTFEFFRPDNEEAMKIRNACALTALKDICAYFTQEQGQVAVFDATNTTRERREVILNFAKGNGYKQVKLSSPDYKDCDKEEALVDFLKRIECYKMTYVPLDDETDRHLSYIKIFNVGSRYLVNRVLDHIQSRIVYYLMNIHVTPRSIYLCRHGESELNLLGRIGGDSGLSARGNKFACALAGFIQSQSIRDLKVWTSHMKRTIQTAEALAVPYEQWKALNEIDAGVCEEMTYEEIQEHYPEEFALRDQDKYRYRYPKGESYEDLVQRLEPVIMELERQENVLVVCHQAVMRCLLAYFLDKSAEELPYLKCPLHTVLKLTPVAYGCKVESIFLNVEAVNTHRDKPVNVDVTRDPEEALLTVPEHI is encoded by the exons CCTCTGTACCACAGTTCACCAACTCACCAACTCTTATTGTGATGGTGGGGCTGCCCGCCCGGGGGAAGACCTACATCTCCAAGAAGCTCACACGCTACCTCAACTGGATTGGCGTACCCACTAAAG TGTTCAATCTAGGTCAGTACCGCAGGGAAGCAGTCCAGACCTACAAGACCTTTGAGTTCTTCCGTCCTGATAATGAGGAAGCCATGAAGATCCGCAA TGCCTGTGCTTTGACTGCTCTGAAGGACATCTGTGCCTATTTCACTCAGGAGCAGGGACAAGTAGCA GTCTTTGACGCCACTAACACCACACGAGAGCGCAGGGAGGTCATCCTTAACTTTGCCAAGGGGAATGGTTATAAG CAAGTGAAGCTGAGCAGCCCTGACTATAAGgactgtgacaaagaggaggcTCTTGTGGACTTCCTGAAGCGCATTGAGTGCTACAAGATGACCTACGTGCCCTTGGATgatgagacagacag GCACCTATCCTACATAAAGATTTTTAACGTAGGCTCCCGGTACCTGGTGAACCGGGTCCTGGATCACATCCAGAGCCGCATCGTTTACTACCTGATGAACATCCACGTCACACCACGTTCCATCTACCTGTGTCGCCACGGCGAGAGTGAACTAAACCTGCTCGGCCGCATCGGGGGTGACTCAGGTCTCTCTGCTCGGGGGAACAAG TTTGCCTGTGCCTTGGCAGGCTTCATTCAGAGCCAGTCCATCCGGGACCTGAAGGTTTGGACCAGCCACATGAAACGGACCATTCAGACGGCTGAGGCACTGGCTGTACCCTATGAGCAGTGGAAAGCACTTAATGAGATAGATGCT GGCGTGTGTGAGGAGATGACCTATGAGGAGATACAGGAGCATTACCCAGAGGAGTTTGCACTTAGAGATCAAGACAAGTACCGCTATCGGTACCCCAAAGGCGAG TCCTATGAAGACCTCGTCCAGCGTTTGGAACCAGTGATCATGGAGTTGGAGAGACAAGAGAACGTCCTGGTGGTCTGTCACCAAGCAGTTATGCGCTGCTTATTGGCCTACTTCCTGGATAAGAGCGCAG AGGAGCTGCCCTACCTGAAGTGTCCACTGCACACTGTGCTGAAGCTCACGCCTGTGGCTTATG GCTGCAAAGTGGAGTCCATCTTCCTAAATGTCGAAGCAGTCAACACACATAGAGACAAGCCTGTG AATGTTGATGTCACGCGAGACCCAGAGGAGGCCCTGCTGACTGTACCAGAGCACATAtga
- the LOC118780655 gene encoding 6-phosphofructo-2-kinase/fructose-2,6-bisphosphatase-like isoform X2, with product MSYASMAETQRNPRFQRPHASVPQFTNSPTLIVMVGLPARGKTYISKKLTRYLNWIGVPTKVFNLGQYRREAVQTYKTFEFFRPDNEEAMKIRNACALTALKDICAYFTQEQGQVAVFDATNTTRERREVILNFAKGNGYKVFFVESVCDDPDIIEANIMQVKLSSPDYKDCDKEEALVDFLKRIECYKMTYVPLDDETDRHLSYIKIFNVGSRYLVNRVLDHIQSRIVYYLMNIHVTPRSIYLCRHGESELNLLGRIGGDSGLSARGNKFACALAGFIQSQSIRDLKVWTSHMKRTIQTAEALAVPYEQWKALNEIDAGVCEEMTYEEIQEHYPEEFALRDQDKYRYRYPKGESYEDLVQRLEPVIMELERQENVLVVCHQAVMRCLLAYFLDKSAEELPYLKCPLHTVLKLTPVAYGCKVESIFLNVEAVNTHRDKPVNVDVTRDPEEALLTVPEHI from the exons CCTCTGTACCACAGTTCACCAACTCACCAACTCTTATTGTGATGGTGGGGCTGCCCGCCCGGGGGAAGACCTACATCTCCAAGAAGCTCACACGCTACCTCAACTGGATTGGCGTACCCACTAAAG TGTTCAATCTAGGTCAGTACCGCAGGGAAGCAGTCCAGACCTACAAGACCTTTGAGTTCTTCCGTCCTGATAATGAGGAAGCCATGAAGATCCGCAA TGCCTGTGCTTTGACTGCTCTGAAGGACATCTGTGCCTATTTCACTCAGGAGCAGGGACAAGTAGCA GTCTTTGACGCCACTAACACCACACGAGAGCGCAGGGAGGTCATCCTTAACTTTGCCAAGGGGAATGGTTATAAG GTCTTTTTTGTGGAGTCGGTTTGTGATGATCCAGACATCATTGAAGCAAACATTATG CAAGTGAAGCTGAGCAGCCCTGACTATAAGgactgtgacaaagaggaggcTCTTGTGGACTTCCTGAAGCGCATTGAGTGCTACAAGATGACCTACGTGCCCTTGGATgatgagacagacag GCACCTATCCTACATAAAGATTTTTAACGTAGGCTCCCGGTACCTGGTGAACCGGGTCCTGGATCACATCCAGAGCCGCATCGTTTACTACCTGATGAACATCCACGTCACACCACGTTCCATCTACCTGTGTCGCCACGGCGAGAGTGAACTAAACCTGCTCGGCCGCATCGGGGGTGACTCAGGTCTCTCTGCTCGGGGGAACAAG TTTGCCTGTGCCTTGGCAGGCTTCATTCAGAGCCAGTCCATCCGGGACCTGAAGGTTTGGACCAGCCACATGAAACGGACCATTCAGACGGCTGAGGCACTGGCTGTACCCTATGAGCAGTGGAAAGCACTTAATGAGATAGATGCT GGCGTGTGTGAGGAGATGACCTATGAGGAGATACAGGAGCATTACCCAGAGGAGTTTGCACTTAGAGATCAAGACAAGTACCGCTATCGGTACCCCAAAGGCGAG TCCTATGAAGACCTCGTCCAGCGTTTGGAACCAGTGATCATGGAGTTGGAGAGACAAGAGAACGTCCTGGTGGTCTGTCACCAAGCAGTTATGCGCTGCTTATTGGCCTACTTCCTGGATAAGAGCGCAG AGGAGCTGCCCTACCTGAAGTGTCCACTGCACACTGTGCTGAAGCTCACGCCTGTGGCTTATG GCTGCAAAGTGGAGTCCATCTTCCTAAATGTCGAAGCAGTCAACACACATAGAGACAAGCCTGTG AATGTTGATGTCACGCGAGACCCAGAGGAGGCCCTGCTGACTGTACCAGAGCACATAtga
- the LOC118780655 gene encoding 6-phosphofructo-2-kinase/fructose-2,6-bisphosphatase 1-like isoform X1, which yields MSKEQAELTQTPLLKIWVPWMSSKLNRRRGSSVPQFTNSPTLIVMVGLPARGKTYISKKLTRYLNWIGVPTKVFNLGQYRREAVQTYKTFEFFRPDNEEAMKIRNACALTALKDICAYFTQEQGQVAVFDATNTTRERREVILNFAKGNGYKVFFVESVCDDPDIIEANIMQVKLSSPDYKDCDKEEALVDFLKRIECYKMTYVPLDDETDRHLSYIKIFNVGSRYLVNRVLDHIQSRIVYYLMNIHVTPRSIYLCRHGESELNLLGRIGGDSGLSARGNKFACALAGFIQSQSIRDLKVWTSHMKRTIQTAEALAVPYEQWKALNEIDAGVCEEMTYEEIQEHYPEEFALRDQDKYRYRYPKGESYEDLVQRLEPVIMELERQENVLVVCHQAVMRCLLAYFLDKSAEELPYLKCPLHTVLKLTPVAYGCKVESIFLNVEAVNTHRDKPVNVDVTRDPEEALLTVPEHI from the exons CCTCTGTACCACAGTTCACCAACTCACCAACTCTTATTGTGATGGTGGGGCTGCCCGCCCGGGGGAAGACCTACATCTCCAAGAAGCTCACACGCTACCTCAACTGGATTGGCGTACCCACTAAAG TGTTCAATCTAGGTCAGTACCGCAGGGAAGCAGTCCAGACCTACAAGACCTTTGAGTTCTTCCGTCCTGATAATGAGGAAGCCATGAAGATCCGCAA TGCCTGTGCTTTGACTGCTCTGAAGGACATCTGTGCCTATTTCACTCAGGAGCAGGGACAAGTAGCA GTCTTTGACGCCACTAACACCACACGAGAGCGCAGGGAGGTCATCCTTAACTTTGCCAAGGGGAATGGTTATAAG GTCTTTTTTGTGGAGTCGGTTTGTGATGATCCAGACATCATTGAAGCAAACATTATG CAAGTGAAGCTGAGCAGCCCTGACTATAAGgactgtgacaaagaggaggcTCTTGTGGACTTCCTGAAGCGCATTGAGTGCTACAAGATGACCTACGTGCCCTTGGATgatgagacagacag GCACCTATCCTACATAAAGATTTTTAACGTAGGCTCCCGGTACCTGGTGAACCGGGTCCTGGATCACATCCAGAGCCGCATCGTTTACTACCTGATGAACATCCACGTCACACCACGTTCCATCTACCTGTGTCGCCACGGCGAGAGTGAACTAAACCTGCTCGGCCGCATCGGGGGTGACTCAGGTCTCTCTGCTCGGGGGAACAAG TTTGCCTGTGCCTTGGCAGGCTTCATTCAGAGCCAGTCCATCCGGGACCTGAAGGTTTGGACCAGCCACATGAAACGGACCATTCAGACGGCTGAGGCACTGGCTGTACCCTATGAGCAGTGGAAAGCACTTAATGAGATAGATGCT GGCGTGTGTGAGGAGATGACCTATGAGGAGATACAGGAGCATTACCCAGAGGAGTTTGCACTTAGAGATCAAGACAAGTACCGCTATCGGTACCCCAAAGGCGAG TCCTATGAAGACCTCGTCCAGCGTTTGGAACCAGTGATCATGGAGTTGGAGAGACAAGAGAACGTCCTGGTGGTCTGTCACCAAGCAGTTATGCGCTGCTTATTGGCCTACTTCCTGGATAAGAGCGCAG AGGAGCTGCCCTACCTGAAGTGTCCACTGCACACTGTGCTGAAGCTCACGCCTGTGGCTTATG GCTGCAAAGTGGAGTCCATCTTCCTAAATGTCGAAGCAGTCAACACACATAGAGACAAGCCTGTG AATGTTGATGTCACGCGAGACCCAGAGGAGGCCCTGCTGACTGTACCAGAGCACATAtga